One Halictus rubicundus isolate RS-2024b chromosome 10, iyHalRubi1_principal, whole genome shotgun sequence genomic window carries:
- the LOC143357745 gene encoding ras-related protein Rab-24 codes for MKNVDLKIVLLGHRDVGKTCLVRRYIHETFTDRIPCRNTIGAAYSSKEIDCDGNSIVLGIWDTAGSERYEAMTRMYYREANAAIVCFDLTTAITFQRAKYWIRELRAVEEDCKIYLCGTKSDLLNSNEVQVMEIAPIENYATCIQAKFYITSSKTGENIAELFDEIVQDFIATNPVLQERKNDTVGLHTELSNKRHLRCCLR; via the exons ATGAAGAACGttgatttaaaaattgttttattgggTCACAGAGATGTAGGCAAAACATGTCTTGTGAGACGTTATATACATGAAACATTTACTGATAGAATTCCATGTAGAAAT ACTATAGGAGCTGCATATTCATCTAAAGAGATAGATTGTGATGGAAATTCGATTGTCTTGGGAATATGGGATACAGCAGGTAGTGAAAG GTACGAGGCAATGACTAGAATGTATTATCGTGAAGCAAATGCTGCCATAGTGTGTTTTGATCTCACAACAGCAATTACCTTTCAAAGAGCAAAATATTGGATAAGAGAACTCAGAGCGGTCGAAGAAGACTGTAAAATATACCTCTGTGGCACGAAATCGGACTTACTTAACTCTAATGAAGTTCAAGTAATGGAGATAGCACCTATAGAAAATTATGCTACATGTATTCAAgctaaattttatataacatcCAGCAAGACAGGAGAGAATATTG ctGAATTGTTTGATGAAATTGTGCAAGATTTTATAGCTACTAATCCAGTATtacaagaaagaaagaatgatACAGTTGGCTTACATACAGAGCTTTCAAACAAAAGGCATTTAAGGTGTTGTTTGAGGTAG
- the Pglym78 gene encoding phosphoglyceromutase 78: MWRQVVGAVWLKQSCKSIEPRSLFVYRASRLNSTSSCDTKMSKYTIVMVRHGESEWNKLNLFCGWYDANLSDKGKTEAVSAGKAVKEAGLKFDIAHTSVLTRAQETLKSILKESGQENIPVCKTWRLNERHYGGLTGMNKAETAAKYGEEQVQIWRRSFDVPPPPMEPDHKYYDTIVKDQRYAGELKTEEFPKFESLKLTIERTLPYWNNTIIPQLKEGKKIIIAAHGNSLRGIVKHLDQMSNDQIMGLNLPTGIPFVYELDENFKPVVSMKFLGDEETVKAAIAAVAAQGKAK, encoded by the exons ATGTGGCGACAGGTGGTGGGGGCAGTGTGGCTGAAACAGTCGTGCAAAAGCATCGAGCCGAGATCATTATTCGTGTACCGCGCTTCTCGTTTGAACAGTACTAGCTCTTGTGATACAAAAATGTCGAAATACACGATTGTAATGGTACGCCATGGCGAGAGCGAATGGAATAAGTTGAACTTGTTCTGCGGATGGTACGATGCTAATTTGTCTGACAAGG GTAAAACTGAAGCAGTTTCTGCCGGTAAAGCTGTAAAGGAAGCAGGATTAAAGTTTGATATTGCTCATACATCGGTGCTGACTAGAGCACAAGAAACTTTGAAGTCGATTCTTAAAGAATCTGGCCAAGAAAACATTCCTGTTTGCAAGACATGGCGTTTAAATGAGCGTCACTATGGTGGTTTAACTGGAATGAATAAAGCAGAAACAGCTGCTAAGTATGGTGAAGAGCAAGTACAAATCTGGAGGAGATCCTTTGATGTACCTCCACCTCCAATGGAACCAGATCACAAATACTATGATACGATAGTAAAGGACCAAAGATATGCTGGTGAACTAAAAACAGAGGAGTTTCCTAAATTTGAGTCATTGAAGCTGACAATTGAAAGAACATTGCCATATTGGAATAATACTATTATTCCACAACTAAAGGAAGGAAAGAAAATTATCATTGCCGCTCATGGAAATAGTTTGCGTGGCATTGTGAAGCATTTAGACC AAATGAGCAATGATCAGATCATGGGTTTAAATCTGCCAACTGGTATTCCATTTGTTTATGAATTAGATGAAAACTTTAAGCCTGTTGTATCGATGAAGTTCTTAGGTGATGAAGAAACAGTGAAGGCTGCAATTGCTGCAGTTGCTGCACAAGGAAAAGCCAAGTAA
- the LOC143357744 gene encoding ATP synthase subunit C lysine N-methyltransferase isoform X2 gives MSEVNDINYIFSQSDKVAGPSKASKLGGVATAISVICVPFVSPAFRKICLPYVPATTQQLQNVLLALERRSGSLIDLGSGDGRIVFAAAEAGFKAHGIELNAWLVWYSRLKALFSGLSPQTKFIRQNLWTYNLKNYDNVVLFGVGQMMQDIEQKFLTELQEDVTIVACRFPLPSMYAIKVIGEGVDTVWVYKVPKKS, from the exons ATGT CAGAGGTTAATGATATAAATTACATCTTCAGTCAAAGTGATAAAGTTGCTGGACCGTCTAAAGCGTCTAAACTTG GAGGTGTTGCAACAGCTATAAGCGTAATATGTGTTCCTTTTGTGAGTCCTGCATTTCGTAAAATATGTTTACCTTATGTACCAGCCACTACACAACAGTTGCAGAATGTATTATTAGCTTTAGAAAGACGCTCTGGATCGTTGATTGATCTTGGGAGTGGAGATGGGCGTata GTTTTTGCAGCAGCTGAAGCTGGATTCAAGGCTCATGGTATTGAATTAAATGCATGGTTGGTATGGTATTCAAGATTAAAAGCCTTATTCTCAGGACTATCACCGCAAACAAAATTTATTAGGCAAAATCTATGGacatataatttaaaaaattatgataacGTTGTTTTGTTTGGAGTTGGTCAAATG ATGCAAGATATAGAACAGAAATTTTTGACGGAGTTACAGGAAGATGTTACTATAGTTGCCTGCAGATTTCCACTTCCTAGTATGTATGCAATAAAAGTAATAGGAGAAGGAGTCGATACTGTTTGGGTTTACAAAGTTCCAAAGAAGAGTTAA
- the LOC143357744 gene encoding ATP synthase subunit C lysine N-methyltransferase isoform X1, whose amino-acid sequence MSEVNDINYIFSQSDKVAGPSKASKLGLYLVGITGGVATAISVICVPFVSPAFRKICLPYVPATTQQLQNVLLALERRSGSLIDLGSGDGRIVFAAAEAGFKAHGIELNAWLVWYSRLKALFSGLSPQTKFIRQNLWTYNLKNYDNVVLFGVGQMMQDIEQKFLTELQEDVTIVACRFPLPSMYAIKVIGEGVDTVWVYKVPKKS is encoded by the exons ATGT CAGAGGTTAATGATATAAATTACATCTTCAGTCAAAGTGATAAAGTTGCTGGACCGTCTAAAGCGTCTAAACTTGGTTTGTACCTTGTTGGAATAACAG GAGGTGTTGCAACAGCTATAAGCGTAATATGTGTTCCTTTTGTGAGTCCTGCATTTCGTAAAATATGTTTACCTTATGTACCAGCCACTACACAACAGTTGCAGAATGTATTATTAGCTTTAGAAAGACGCTCTGGATCGTTGATTGATCTTGGGAGTGGAGATGGGCGTata GTTTTTGCAGCAGCTGAAGCTGGATTCAAGGCTCATGGTATTGAATTAAATGCATGGTTGGTATGGTATTCAAGATTAAAAGCCTTATTCTCAGGACTATCACCGCAAACAAAATTTATTAGGCAAAATCTATGGacatataatttaaaaaattatgataacGTTGTTTTGTTTGGAGTTGGTCAAATG ATGCAAGATATAGAACAGAAATTTTTGACGGAGTTACAGGAAGATGTTACTATAGTTGCCTGCAGATTTCCACTTCCTAGTATGTATGCAATAAAAGTAATAGGAGAAGGAGTCGATACTGTTTGGGTTTACAAAGTTCCAAAGAAGAGTTAA
- the LOC143357733 gene encoding sodium-coupled neutral amino acid transporter 9 homolog, giving the protein MYKPNDWDISMQHDSGSESAPLLSSESPTSVESTIFNDSETSDFECTPTNTYFKYGSLEACSVNSTVNVIPKRPPPLIQEHTSVISLSKSCPLNVTQDTCYEIHNTDLIFNNEKYEANSRQSLLNDFTSKYLSQSLEQETTHRTCEEKPKQSSLVTVFSIWNTILGSSLLTIPWGIQMAGFFPGIILILTMSGLCLYTAYCLLHVHKYHGGHKGVEVIYLSRVYLNRWAEYIAQSFSITVLLGATIAYWVLMSNFLYNSVNFIYDSMSEADVPVVSNDSYPSEVLCPKKMVNNTNNTIHEFAYSSLGPLWDLYKTVPMFLGLLIFPFLNFNSPTFFTKFNSLGTASILYLIIFVLVKSISWGVNMEQTDWEISWTLKFSFPALSGMLAMSFFIHNIIITIMQNNRDQSKNGRDLSFAYILVTLTYIIVGVVFYICFPLSKSCIEDNLLNNFQKWSGLTVGARIVLLFQLLTVYPLLAYMLRIQLLSLICKTYNMGCVLLVNIMLACICILFAIFVPYIGTIVRYTGALSGFVYVFTLPSFLYLAILNEQKRLTLFFMILHISIPILGFLNLFAQFFVTES; this is encoded by the exons GTATGGTAGCCTGGAAGCTTGTAGCGTTAACTCTACTGTCAATGTAATACCTAAGAGACCACCACCCCTTATTCAAGAACACACTTCAGTTATATCACTGTCCAAGTCTTGTCCATTAAATGTAACACAAGACACATGTTATGAAATTCATAATACTGATCTG atatttaataatgaaaaatacgaaGCAAATAGTAGGCAATCACTGCTGAATGACTTCACGAGCAAATATTTATCTCAATCATTGGAACAGGAAACCACGCATAGGACATGTGAGGAGAAACCAAAACAAAGCTCTCTAGTTACTGT GTTTTCAATATGGAACACCATATTAGGTTCATCGTTATTAACAATACCATGGGGTATTCAAATGGCTGGTTTCTTCCCTGGCATTATTCTCATACTTACAATGAGTGGATTATGTTTGTACACTGCTTATTGTCTTCTTCACGTGCACAAATATCATG GTGGACACAAAGGTGtagaagtaatttatttaagcCGAGTATACTTAAATAGATGGGCAGAATACATCGCTCAATCTTTTAGCATTACTGTGTTACTAGGTGCAACTATTGCATACTGGGTACTAATGTCCAACTTTCTCTATAATTCTGTAAATTTTATATATG ATAGCATGAGCGAAGCTGATGTACCTGTAGTTAGTAATGATTCTTATCCATCAGAAGTATTGTGTCCAAAGAAAATGGtcaataatacaaataacaCAATTCATGAGTTTGCATACAGCTCTTTGGGACCACTTTGGGATTTATATAAAACAGTTCCTATGTTTCTTGGTTTGTTAATATTTCCATTTTTGAATTTCAATAGTCCCACCTTCTTTACGAAATTTAATTCTCTCG GAACCgcatcaattttatatttgattATATTTGTCTTGGTGAAATCTATATCGTGGGGCGTTAACATGGAACAAACAGACTGGGAAATTAGTTGGACATTGAAGTTCTCATTCCCTGCTCTTTCTGGAATGCTAGCAATGTCGTTCTTTATTCACAACATTATAATCactattatgcaaaataatcgTGATCAAAGTAAAAAT GGACGAGATCTTTCGTTTGCATATATTCTTGTTACACTAACTTACATTATAGTTGGTGTagtattttatatatgtttTCCACTTAGTAAATCATGCATCGAAGAT AATCTGTTGAATAACTTTCAAAAATGGAGTGGCTTAACAGTTGGTGCACGAATTGTTTTACTGTTCCAGTTGTTAACAGTTTATCCATTACTTGCTTACATGCTACGCATTCAATTGCTTTCCTTGATATGCAAAACCTATAACATGGGCTGTGTTCTTCTAGTTAATATCATGTTGGCATGCATATGTATTCTATTCGCAATTTTTGTTCCATACATTGGTACGATAGTACGGTATACAGGAGCTTTGAGTGGTTTTGTTTATGTATTTACATTACCAAGTTTCTTGTATTTGGCAATATTGAATGAGCAAAAACGACtgacattattttttatgattcTGCACATTAGTATACCAATACTTGGCTTTTTAAATCTGTTTGCACAGTTTTTCGTTACAGAATCGTGA